The stretch of DNA GTCTCTAATTCTTCTTTTCACAACTTTTTTATGGGTTCATGCTATTCAGTTCAAATTTAATTGTGGAAATGATGTGTTGCATATGGAAAAGACTAATTCTGATTTTAGATATCAagataaatatatcaaaatactAAGTCATGGCATGTTTCCAACTTCTCATTCACATATGATTGAAAAGCTATGCCCTGGAAAACCAAACGCATGATGCTGAACTATTTAGTTGGTCACGTAGGTCTGTGCACCTTTCATTTGTTCAACTCGATGAAATTCCTCATTaccattttcttttatctgtGCAGGTGTTCTTTTCTCTGGCATTGTATCCAAGGGTTTGCAAGATTTTTGAATGCGTCAAAAATCTTGGTAGTAAGTAAGATCGATTATGAGGAACTAGCATTGGGAAGTTTGAAAGAAGTACGACATGTGTTTGCTAGAGTGATCTTTGATACTATTGAGTCAAAATTGATTGGTTAAAACATGAAAAAAGTAATTTGAGCTTGAAAGGACCTCACATGGTCGTTCGTCCATGAATGGACCTGCAAAGCCTTTCTCAAACCATCTAGAGAACACCACTAAGCCAAAATTTGGGCCACCCGCTCAAAGTCGGATTATCAGCAGCCGCGGATAAGCCTGGAGAGGAAGCAGTTTGGGGTACTACACAGCTGAACACAAGTAGCCAATCAGTTTTGGTATCGGTTCCAGCAGGTCTGATTGCTTAgtttttgtggtgaatttttttttcccccCAACTAGGCAATGCTTATACAGCTGCATAATGCAAGACAGCCCTTTTTTTTTCCTAACGCAAATGCAAATTTTATTCCAGGAGGTATAATACGTTACATATGTCTGTACTTGTCTTAAAACCTATCCTGCAAGCACACAAAGATTTCTCCGATGAGGTAGGTTTTTATTAACCACCATCAACACTTTCATAATCTCCACGATCTCAAAATGGTGAAGTTCGAGTCGAGCTAGCTTGTTACAATTATTGTAATAATCAAAATGAATCAACAATGCCTGCAAAATTTCCTagaagattcgaacatatacgACTTCGTAAAAATAGTACATAATCAAACCCCATCTGTAGCTCTACAGTTGAGAAAACATTTTGTTGCTTTCATCTCACTTGTGTGCAGGAGCCGGACTTCCACCACCAGTAGTAGGCCTGCAAGAAGAACAGATTCCACGGTGAAAACTTTGGCCAAGATATATATCTGAGATAATCTTCTCTTACACCAGGGGTAACTCCGCCTTTCGAAATGATGTCAATCACCAATTAGTGCAACAAAAGATGTAACATCAACGGTAGCATAAACTTACAGCCCAACAAAAACTTTGAATGCATCGTAAATGACCCACTGCGCTCCCGTGAGAGTGCCGATCATGACAATACGTAGAGGCAGACCACGAGTGCATAGACCCCATAAACCGAGCTTATTCACGGCCTGTGGAGATAGAGAAAAACACTGATGACGAAATTTAGCTGTCAATAACACACAATTTTTAAGTTGTCATCGATACTTACATCGCCCACTGTTGCTCCTTTGGCATTGTTGAGGAAAGAGACGAGATTATCAGCAGGGTGTGAAACAACAGCACAGAGTACTCCGGCCAGGTACCCACCAGCGAAACTAATACCTAGTTGCAGGCTTTTGCTGCACTGATCCTTAGAAGTCGGAATGGAATATTTGTAAATAGCTTCCACAATATTCTCAAATGTCGAAAATTTCATCATTGTATCTACAATATTGATCCCAGTATGATCATTATTTCAATCAAATCACTCAGCCTAAGAAgtgtttgtttttaaaaaaaactctaAAATGGTGGAGATCATTGAACTTACATGGAATCTGTCGTCCCCAGAGTGGAACAATCCCTTTGTAGAGCCTGCAGAAAAGAGAACCATTCATCATAATTGACTCATAATATCAGCGAGTAGAGTATCTTTGGATGGAGAAACtgtattaaaaaaatgtttttctttaaaaacttATGTTTGGTTGcgattaaacatttaaaatcaggaAGCTTTTAAATGTAGTTTTTATGGCTACTTTTCCCTGTATTCAAACACAAAGCTGcttctgctttttactaaaatAATAGTTGAAAATCCCCCGTTTAATAGAACACTTTCTAGCCAAGTGTTTATGCATTCAAAATCGTCTAACAATGATAGAGGAAAAATAGTATGAAAAAAGATTGagtttcatccataccctaaAGCTCCTTCAGCTTTGATAAATTTTGGGAATCCATCAGATAAACCTCTAGCGAATCCGGGTTGAGTTTGAACTCTAACTTTTACCGCCTCGAAAGGACAGAGAGCAACACCAGCAATTACTTCAGCAGATGCGGATCCTGCAAGGTAGATCAAGGTCTTGTACTTGGCAGCATATTCAGGACCAGCGATATCTGAGTAATACTTCTTGAAATATTCATAGAAACCGAACTTGCATGCTCCCTGAACGCTGTATCCGAGCAGGGTTGGTGCCCAACCCTTGAAAATACCTCTGATTCCTTGCTCCTTCAGTAGAATTCCAAAACCGGAGGAAATGCTTTTGTACTTGACCGGATCAATCTAAGGAGCAAAAGAAGacatttgaacatataagaaaGAATCATCTTTCGAATCACAAACTAGAAATCTATGTATGAAAGTAGGCTCCCAAAAAAAAATAGTAGTAGCTTATAAGTTCCCATACCAAAGAAAACTATGCACGTCCCActatattatatcacaatattATCTTTTGAATTCTGAATCAGAACACTGTCATTTAGATCATTGTGCTGTCCAAATTTAACAATATTGGATTATATTTGAACATAGCAAAAAGATATAATCTTCAAATTGAAATGGATCATCTTATTTTAAACCCGAAAAACCAGAACCTTAAATTGTACAACCCAAATATCACATTTTGAATTAAAATGTATCACAGGCAGTCATAGGATATAGAAAAATCTCAGATGCTGCATTAAATATCTAAAgaagtttttaaacaaacaCCCTCTTAATCTATTtgatgatgataatgattccTAAATAAcatgtaaaattccagcaaatGAATAGAAGGAAAAAAAGAATTAATTCCATCCTGCTCAGATTGCATTTAAACATGAAAAAATCTCTAACTCGAGCCACAATCATATCAAATGATTACTACATTGTAGTATcgataaaagtaaaaaaaaaaaaataacaactcaTTTTCTGAACTAAAACATGAAAGAATTGCCGAGGAGCCAGGAATTCCATTTAGTGGTGAAACTGAAGCTCGAATATATTTAATACAAAAGAACATTTAAATTTTGtagaaaaattataataatgcGAGGACGCCTGAAtcatatacatacacatatcTATATTATCTATATGTGTGTGTCAGTGTGtcagtgtgtgtatatataaccTGCATATTGCACTTGACAAGATCAAGAGGGGTGACAGCCGTGTGAGTAAGGCCACAGCTCAAGATTCCTCCGGCTGTGCAAGCTGCGTAAAAAGCCGGCGAGAACATCTCTATCCTGCTCTCCTTCGGCGCCGGGATCAAAAAGTTCTGCTTGATCCCAGCCATTGATGGCGGCGCTGCCGCCGAATCAGACGGCCCAGATGTATAACTGACACCGGCCGGCACCAGGCTCTGCTCCAAATTCACATATCTCTTCGATGTAATCGAAGAAGAGTAAAGGAAACCTGGGATCAAAGACTGCGTTGGTGATTTTTCAGAGAAGCCCATTTTTCGAAACTTTTCTTGAAACAATTTGCTTTAGTTGGAAGAAGGAAAGAATGGATTTTTAGTGTGATGAAAATGAATTTGGCAAGAATTGATGAGAGGACATTTAAAGGTCCGAGGAAATTGGAATTGGTCGGAAATGGCAGCGTTTCAAACAAAATTGTTGGTTGGTCCTTCCCTCGCTTACGCTTGTTCTATTAATAGAAACTAATTTATTTGGACTTTTCACGGAAAATATATTCGATTTCACGTATTTATATTCATGAGAAAAAAACTTATATATAATTATCTTACATATCAATTTTATAAAACAAATATGTACTCACTTCTTGTGCCAAAAATATTACATTTCGCTCTAAGTATAGAACGGGTCGACCGTCTCACGAATATAGATCTTTCAAATCATCTCGCATGAGACTTACTCATCCGTGATATGAATATAAGATACTTAAGCCCGAGCTCAGCtcgaaaaaaaattgaaatactCGAATTCAAGCTCGACTCGGTTTgagtattaatttttgagcTCAACATCGACTCGATATTCGTATCCAAGAGGATTTTATAAAATCTAGAAGATTGCTTTCAGATTAATTGAATATTGGTTTTGCTGAATTGTATGGTCGACAAAGCCATTTTGTTAATCTCTTATTTaatttcatatgatttctttttcgACACGGGTTTGAATTGAATAATTCTACAAATTTCATATTTATTCGAGTTaactttaattaaattattattattattattattaatgatttttttttcccgTAGACAAACTCGATAGTTGGTAGAAAATTAATAGTATTTGTGACTTCTAATTCCTTAAATTAATGTatataatatgtttatttttctaTTAGGTAATTGAAAACTTATTTGCTTAAATTTTCAAGAGTTGTCAAGCAATAGATGttctgtaaaataaaaaaattgttgcTTTGACCTGGAAAGCATGAGAATATTCCTCTGCTGGTCGATCGATATTCATGCAATTTTCTTCCAATTCGCAGGCTTCCCATTGATTTTTCAACATGTTTCTCGAGTGTGGTTTGGTTTCTTGCACACATCACATCATGTTGGTCTTTGATTGCTTCCTCTTCGGTCTCTTTGCTGTCCATTCCCAAGAGTTACAACGGCTGGAACCCTCAAAATCAATTTTTTGATCTGTTGTTTCCTTGAGCATCACCGATCGGCGTGCCTCTTCTCTCCTAACTTCAGAAAAAAGCTTCACCCCAAAATCCGGCCTCTAACCTCATCCTGCAGTTCTTTATTTAGGCCTGCCAAAAAGACAAAAACTCTACTTATTTCAACCTTCTTCTAGTATCGGATGCTGGCATTCCATGTTTTGTATTTCTAGACTAATTTGACTTGAGCTGATAATGAGATTTAGTACATAATAATTTATTCTTTGTATTTATCCTACACGATTTGTTTTTGGTATTTATCCCTAAGATATAATATCTTAGATTTGAATAGAGTCTTATTTCTAATAAACTATTGTTTCCATGTGATAATGAGGTCAATATATggatatctatatatataaaatattgggAGAAGAACGACGATCACTTTTGCAACCACGAGAGCTGCTGGAGTTTTTCTCTGAACCTACACAAAGTTCagagttaaagatttttatgttgaagaatttgtgtgattgattcacaTATACCGTGTTGCTGATTAATGTTGACGACGCTCAAGAACAACACTGCGTGAAGTGTTGCGTGAAAAGTGGCTTCGTCTGATTTAAGCAATACGATTCTTTTTGTTTAATGCATCTAGTATTTACATTGAGTTTTTGATACattttaattccttggagtgtcaagAAATTTGGTTTTGTTATTCTCActagtattatttttatgtaaacgatttacatatttttctagtaATTTTTCTGATTTTAGTTGCGGTTTGATTTTCTTTATCTCAGTTAACCGAACCAATCCGAACTGAAAAtcgattttttaattttataatttttttagttttaaaatcatattttatttgtggttatcaataaataaataaaaacttttaaaaaataaaaattcagttaaaacaaaaaattgaaaatatttcagTTTTTAACCGAATCAAACCACGAAATTCATTTTGGATTTTGGTGAAATTCGGTTTGGTTTAGTTTGGCTCGGTTCGAATGAACACTTCCgtcaaaaacaattttttttttactatagGTATGGACCGGATCGTCTCGTccacatatatatttatatatgtgtgtgtgaacATCTTACAATATACCTACTCATGTTAAATTACTttgtaaaacttttaattagtTTTCATATGATTATTTGGGATTTTTTAGGTTGTGGAAACACTAACAATCTTGACTATAATGATAACAAAAATTGTTAtcgtgtttctaacatatttattcaaaatataaaGTTGCTACCTACATGTGGAAGTTGAAACTCGAATTTAAGAAATAACTAGGCTTTTGTGAGCTGAAGTATTTCAATggtatatcataattcaatgaTCGAAATGAACAATGGGCAAAACGGATGGACATAAAACTCGATTTGATACAAGTCATATTTCAGGCCGTTCAAGCTAGTTCGGATGTTATTTAAGCGAAATAATGGTTGCAATATCACCTGGAAATCACGGATTAACAAATTACTAGACTTGAGCAGTGATgttattttggtcatatctatTAGTCACATTATTGTAATTAAATGAGTCAACATGAGTTAGAAAGCTAATAAAattatctacaaatcatctatcAATGTCAAAGTTTGAATCAGAGCTTAAGAAGATAATAAAT from Primulina tabacum isolate GXHZ01 chromosome 3, ASM2559414v2, whole genome shotgun sequence encodes:
- the LOC142540895 gene encoding mitochondrial phosphate carrier protein 3, mitochondrial-like, which translates into the protein MGFSEKSPTQSLIPGFLYSSSITSKRYVNLEQSLVPAGVSYTSGPSDSAAAPPSMAGIKQNFLIPAPKESRIEMFSPAFYAACTAGGILSCGLTHTAVTPLDLVKCNMQIDPVKYKSISSGFGILLKEQGIRGIFKGWAPTLLGYSVQGACKFGFYEYFKKYYSDIAGPEYAAKYKTLIYLAGSASAEVIAGVALCPFEAVKVRVQTQPGFARGLSDGFPKFIKAEGALGLYKGIVPLWGRQIPYTMMKFSTFENIVEAIYKYSIPTSKDQCSKSLQLGISFAGGYLAGVLCAVVSHPADNLVSFLNNAKGATVGDAVNKLGLWGLCTRGLPLRIVMIGTLTGAQWVIYDAFKVFVGLPTTGGGSPAPAHK